The Anabrus simplex isolate iqAnaSimp1 chromosome 1, ASM4041472v1, whole genome shotgun sequence genome window below encodes:
- the LOC136872515 gene encoding ionotropic receptor 93a isoform X1: MKNENSREGVSEKPLTEMKIEVAFYTSMVVAATCATLREEAREILQHAETTTSEDFSMVIKSHLNEARTVMYHSDSSNTQIPDIISRIHTMTSKLTILTHGGKFQRNYVRSVHIPKIDLYLLLIHCCEDNTIDQVIQKMAVQSCWSPTAKFFIIYFGEKSADWELIFKRLLKYQIINIALLHIAQKGSLNKIVKVVTYNPFKTEGKIDDHSKTWFNNSTNMFENKLTDLNGYILRVSMFNFPPNAIRQEDTLSGEVTYGGYDGTMIKTLAHHLNATINFILPDDGYTFGARLPNGTITGSSGHAFYGVADIAANSRYMKSDWAYVVSYLYPHDMDDMCVVVPKSQLVERYKNLMLPFTKKAWEYIACSIPIASFSRLILSLLVGGNTRRRRIFRNMTSSFFKTYSEFLSIPLPKLEILESDRIFEIFWVFFSLIITSLYQGSLASYLVLPKYLPDINTLQQLDESGLGIYIYPGIDSYIKIDESNSLLVNLAEKLEIGDEDLSVICDNIVRLGNISGIMDYHSAKYYISLPKYRKNEYPLLHLMSECVMPAYVVYEVPLESLFLHRFNTLVQRMVEGGLFGKWHKDTILRKILGENLQVDANKTHPKILSLSHLQSAFYLLLLGLSFSLLVIIGELIIKFHKKTAFVSN; the protein is encoded by the coding sequence AGAACGAAAACAGCCGAGAAGGTGTCAGTGAGAAACCATTAACTGAAATGAAAATTGAAGTAGCATTCTACACATCGATGGTTGTTGCTGCAACTTGTGCAACACTTAGGGAGGAAGCACGTGAAATTCTACAGCATGCAGAAACTACCACTTCAGAGGACTTCAGTATGGTGATCAAAAGTCACCTTAATGAAGCTCGCACAGTTATGTACCATTCAGACTCATCGAATACACAAATTCCTGATATTATTTCACGTATTCATACTATGACATCTAAGCTAACCATTTTAACGCATGGTGGAAAATTTCAACGAAACTATGTTCGTTCTGTTCACATTCCTAAGATAGACCTGTACTTGCTACTCATACATTGTTGTGAAGATAATACAATTGACCAAGTAATCCAGAAAATGGCAGTTCAATCATGCTGGAGTCCAACAGCTAAATTCTTCATAATATATTTTGGTGAGAAATCTGCTGATTGGGAGCTGATTTTCAAAAGGTTATTAAAATACCAAATTATAAACATAGCGCTGTTACATATTGCACAGAAAGGTTCTCTTAATAAGATAGTGAAAGTAGTGACATACAATCCATTCAAAACTGAGGGCAAGATCGATGACCATTCCAAAACTTGGTTCAACAATAGCACTAATATGTTCGAAAATAAACTAACAGATTTAAATGGATACATTTTAAGGGTATCGATGTTCAATTTCCCACCTAATGCGATTCGGCAAGAAGACACTCTGAGTGGAGAGGTTACATATGGAGGATACGATGGAACGATGATCAAAACATTAGCACACCATTTGAATGCCACAATAAATTTTATCTTGCCTGACGATGGATATACTTTCGGAGCTAGACTACCAAATGGGACGATCACTGGTTCAAGTGGTCATGCATTCTATGGGGTTGCTGATATTGCAGCCAATTCACGGTACATGAAATCAGACTGGGCGTACGTAGTCTCTTACCTTTACCCACATGATATGGATGACATGTGTGTAGTGGTCCCGAAATCACAGCTAGTGGAACGATATAAGAATCTCATGTTACCTTTCACGAAGAAGGCGTGGGAGTACATTGCATGTAGTATTCCTATAGCATCGTTTTCAAGGCTCATTTTATCACTACTAGTAGGAGGAAACACACGCCGTAGGAGAATATTTAGGAATATGACGAGCAGTTTCTTCAAGACTTATTCAGAGTTTCTGTCAATCCCATTGCCAAAACTAGAAATACTTGAATCAGATAGAATATTTGAAATCTTCTGGGTGTTCTTTAGTTTGATAATTACAAGTCTTTACCAAGGTTCTCTCGCCAGCTACCTCGTCCTTCCaaaatatttaccagatattaatACTTTGCAGCAACTGGACGAATCTGGACTGGGGATATACATATATCCGGGAATAGATTCGTACATTAAAATTGATGAATCCAACAGTTTATTGGTGAATCTGGCTGAGAAACTTGAGATAGGTGATGAAGATTTAAGTGTGATCTGCGATAACATAGTAAGGCTGGGCAATATATCTGGTATAATGGATTACCACTCTGCTAAATATTACATTAGCCTGCCGAAGTACCGCAAGAATGAATATCCCTTACTTCATCTGATGTCGGAGTGTGTGATGCCTGCTTACGTGGTATACGAGGTACCCCTTGAATCTCTCTTCTTACATCGGTTCAACACCTTGGTGCAGCGGATGGTGGAAGGTGGGCTTTTTGGTAAGTGGCACAAGGACACGATCTTGCGGAAAATTCTAGGCGAGAATCTACAAGTCGATGCGAATAAAACGCACCCCAAAATTTTATCCTTATCACACCTTCAGTCAGCCTTCTATCTGTTGCTACTTGGACTGTCCTTTAGCTTGCTGGTTATTATCGGAGAGCTTATTATAAAATTTCATAAGAAAACAGCATTCGTTTCAAACTGA
- the LOC136872515 gene encoding ionotropic receptor 93a isoform X2 encodes MKIEVAFYTSMVVAATCATLREEAREILQHAETTTSEDFSMVIKSHLNEARTVMYHSDSSNTQIPDIISRIHTMTSKLTILTHGGKFQRNYVRSVHIPKIDLYLLLIHCCEDNTIDQVIQKMAVQSCWSPTAKFFIIYFGEKSADWELIFKRLLKYQIINIALLHIAQKGSLNKIVKVVTYNPFKTEGKIDDHSKTWFNNSTNMFENKLTDLNGYILRVSMFNFPPNAIRQEDTLSGEVTYGGYDGTMIKTLAHHLNATINFILPDDGYTFGARLPNGTITGSSGHAFYGVADIAANSRYMKSDWAYVVSYLYPHDMDDMCVVVPKSQLVERYKNLMLPFTKKAWEYIACSIPIASFSRLILSLLVGGNTRRRRIFRNMTSSFFKTYSEFLSIPLPKLEILESDRIFEIFWVFFSLIITSLYQGSLASYLVLPKYLPDINTLQQLDESGLGIYIYPGIDSYIKIDESNSLLVNLAEKLEIGDEDLSVICDNIVRLGNISGIMDYHSAKYYISLPKYRKNEYPLLHLMSECVMPAYVVYEVPLESLFLHRFNTLVQRMVEGGLFGKWHKDTILRKILGENLQVDANKTHPKILSLSHLQSAFYLLLLGLSFSLLVIIGELIIKFHKKTAFVSN; translated from the coding sequence ATGAAAATTGAAGTAGCATTCTACACATCGATGGTTGTTGCTGCAACTTGTGCAACACTTAGGGAGGAAGCACGTGAAATTCTACAGCATGCAGAAACTACCACTTCAGAGGACTTCAGTATGGTGATCAAAAGTCACCTTAATGAAGCTCGCACAGTTATGTACCATTCAGACTCATCGAATACACAAATTCCTGATATTATTTCACGTATTCATACTATGACATCTAAGCTAACCATTTTAACGCATGGTGGAAAATTTCAACGAAACTATGTTCGTTCTGTTCACATTCCTAAGATAGACCTGTACTTGCTACTCATACATTGTTGTGAAGATAATACAATTGACCAAGTAATCCAGAAAATGGCAGTTCAATCATGCTGGAGTCCAACAGCTAAATTCTTCATAATATATTTTGGTGAGAAATCTGCTGATTGGGAGCTGATTTTCAAAAGGTTATTAAAATACCAAATTATAAACATAGCGCTGTTACATATTGCACAGAAAGGTTCTCTTAATAAGATAGTGAAAGTAGTGACATACAATCCATTCAAAACTGAGGGCAAGATCGATGACCATTCCAAAACTTGGTTCAACAATAGCACTAATATGTTCGAAAATAAACTAACAGATTTAAATGGATACATTTTAAGGGTATCGATGTTCAATTTCCCACCTAATGCGATTCGGCAAGAAGACACTCTGAGTGGAGAGGTTACATATGGAGGATACGATGGAACGATGATCAAAACATTAGCACACCATTTGAATGCCACAATAAATTTTATCTTGCCTGACGATGGATATACTTTCGGAGCTAGACTACCAAATGGGACGATCACTGGTTCAAGTGGTCATGCATTCTATGGGGTTGCTGATATTGCAGCCAATTCACGGTACATGAAATCAGACTGGGCGTACGTAGTCTCTTACCTTTACCCACATGATATGGATGACATGTGTGTAGTGGTCCCGAAATCACAGCTAGTGGAACGATATAAGAATCTCATGTTACCTTTCACGAAGAAGGCGTGGGAGTACATTGCATGTAGTATTCCTATAGCATCGTTTTCAAGGCTCATTTTATCACTACTAGTAGGAGGAAACACACGCCGTAGGAGAATATTTAGGAATATGACGAGCAGTTTCTTCAAGACTTATTCAGAGTTTCTGTCAATCCCATTGCCAAAACTAGAAATACTTGAATCAGATAGAATATTTGAAATCTTCTGGGTGTTCTTTAGTTTGATAATTACAAGTCTTTACCAAGGTTCTCTCGCCAGCTACCTCGTCCTTCCaaaatatttaccagatattaatACTTTGCAGCAACTGGACGAATCTGGACTGGGGATATACATATATCCGGGAATAGATTCGTACATTAAAATTGATGAATCCAACAGTTTATTGGTGAATCTGGCTGAGAAACTTGAGATAGGTGATGAAGATTTAAGTGTGATCTGCGATAACATAGTAAGGCTGGGCAATATATCTGGTATAATGGATTACCACTCTGCTAAATATTACATTAGCCTGCCGAAGTACCGCAAGAATGAATATCCCTTACTTCATCTGATGTCGGAGTGTGTGATGCCTGCTTACGTGGTATACGAGGTACCCCTTGAATCTCTCTTCTTACATCGGTTCAACACCTTGGTGCAGCGGATGGTGGAAGGTGGGCTTTTTGGTAAGTGGCACAAGGACACGATCTTGCGGAAAATTCTAGGCGAGAATCTACAAGTCGATGCGAATAAAACGCACCCCAAAATTTTATCCTTATCACACCTTCAGTCAGCCTTCTATCTGTTGCTACTTGGACTGTCCTTTAGCTTGCTGGTTATTATCGGAGAGCTTATTATAAAATTTCATAAGAAAACAGCATTCGTTTCAAACTGA